In a single window of the Pontibacter russatus genome:
- a CDS encoding SusC/RagA family TonB-linked outer membrane protein yields the protein MQKKFYHTVRITLLSLSVAVLAFPEDAFSQEFSLAANAAVEKRVARVNPSEAALVPLEDVFGQLEKKYNVRFTYNQEVLEGLQVRAVDPSAKELEEVLDGILKSNGLKYKKYNKPENTYFIYHGMEQATPDKGSEGAKPATPIVQATQVTGRVTDNSGAGLPGVSIAVKGTSRGAVTDAQGSFSLSASPGDVLVFSYIGYSAKEVTVGNQTSLNVVLNEDAEALEEVVVTALGIKREAKKLGYATATVDTEALLSSRSTNVGNNLVGKVSGVNVQAPPTGPGGSSKIRIRGQSSFGGDNSPLIVVNGVPINNNAGGLGNAAGEGFAGEAKSDTGDGLQSINPEDIESMTVLKGAAAAALYGFRAKDGAIIITTKDGANVTGIGITVSSTVQADQALDFTDFQYEYGQGEGGVRPKTVGEARSSGVWSFGERFDGQPTWQVDGEQHPYVPFKDRTHAFYRTGLMLQNSVALAGGNDKGSFRVSFSNTDAESIVPNSAFIRRSVNLGLNYNLTEKLSTQVNANYSNEYNKNPPVVSQQDYNVNSTLYTLANSIDPRWMKDAYKDPVTGNEINPARFTNRTNMYWSIYERFENRKRDRLFGNVSLRYQFTPWLYAQGRVGQDYFNVNHEVNRPTGTAFLPPATSGFNGNYYQDSETFRELNLDFLVGANREFGDFSIDATIGGNSMDQRSQTLSTSVTNFYVRDLYTIGNGQIKDPNFNYYRKKVNSIYGTVDFGFREYLFLTLTGRNDWFSTLNPESNSYLYPSVSTSFVFSQALASSLPSWVNFGKLRAAYAEVGGDTDPYTNQLFYSLNNQTLNGIPLGSIAGSVSPNPNLRPLKVKEAEVGLELRLFNSRVNLDMALYRKNTVDEILNVDISNASGFGQTKVNVGRLRNEGIEMLLGFIPVTNSNFSWETAFNLTYNKSEVLELANNQQRIDVGTGEYTGIVSHEVGKPLGSLRGVDFRRDEQGRVVTSNGNMLGGDIVTYGSAIPTHTGGWLNTLNFKGFRFFTQVDFKAGHKLISNSNFNWYRHGLHKATLPGREGGVIYPSVTPEGDPNTTPVVPGTFYNGVRSFSIATPFVYDASFVRWRTASLGYDLTKLLSNTFIKGLNINAYVNNVLMIKKYVDNLDPESQYSASDNLAGLEAHSLPTTRSYGVNVNIKL from the coding sequence ATGCAAAAGAAGTTTTACCACACAGTCAGGATAACGCTGCTGTCCCTCTCGGTCGCTGTGCTCGCCTTCCCTGAGGATGCGTTCTCTCAGGAATTCTCGTTGGCAGCCAACGCAGCAGTGGAAAAGCGCGTGGCTCGTGTCAACCCGTCGGAAGCGGCCCTGGTGCCCCTGGAAGACGTGTTTGGGCAGCTTGAGAAAAAATACAACGTTCGCTTCACCTACAACCAGGAAGTGCTGGAGGGCCTCCAAGTCCGGGCGGTAGACCCCTCCGCAAAGGAACTGGAAGAGGTGCTGGACGGTATTTTGAAATCCAATGGCCTGAAGTATAAGAAATACAACAAGCCGGAGAACACCTATTTCATATACCATGGCATGGAACAGGCGACGCCTGACAAGGGAAGCGAAGGTGCGAAGCCAGCAACACCCATTGTGCAGGCTACCCAGGTGACCGGCCGCGTGACAGACAACAGCGGCGCAGGCCTGCCGGGTGTGAGCATCGCGGTGAAAGGGACGAGCAGAGGAGCCGTCACGGATGCGCAGGGCAGTTTCTCGCTCAGCGCTTCTCCCGGCGATGTGCTCGTGTTCTCCTATATCGGGTATTCTGCAAAAGAAGTGACGGTCGGCAACCAGACCAGCCTCAACGTGGTGCTGAACGAGGATGCCGAGGCGCTGGAGGAAGTGGTGGTAACGGCTCTGGGTATAAAGCGGGAAGCCAAGAAACTGGGCTATGCCACAGCCACCGTAGATACGGAGGCGCTTTTAAGCAGCCGGTCCACCAACGTGGGGAATAATCTGGTCGGAAAGGTGTCCGGGGTCAATGTACAGGCGCCGCCTACCGGCCCGGGCGGCTCCTCCAAGATCAGGATACGCGGCCAGTCTTCGTTCGGCGGCGACAACTCTCCGCTGATAGTGGTGAACGGCGTGCCGATTAACAACAACGCGGGCGGCCTCGGAAACGCTGCCGGAGAGGGGTTTGCCGGAGAGGCGAAGTCAGACACCGGAGACGGCCTGCAAAGTATAAACCCGGAGGATATAGAATCCATGACCGTGCTGAAGGGGGCCGCCGCCGCCGCGCTGTATGGCTTCCGGGCGAAGGACGGCGCCATCATCATCACCACGAAAGATGGCGCTAACGTGACGGGCATCGGCATAACGGTGTCTTCCACGGTGCAGGCCGATCAGGCGCTGGATTTCACAGACTTTCAATATGAGTACGGCCAGGGCGAAGGCGGTGTGCGCCCGAAGACCGTGGGTGAGGCCCGGTCATCAGGTGTGTGGAGCTTCGGCGAGCGCTTCGATGGCCAGCCAACGTGGCAGGTTGATGGGGAGCAGCACCCGTACGTGCCTTTCAAGGACCGCACCCACGCTTTTTACCGCACCGGGCTGATGTTGCAGAACAGCGTGGCTTTAGCCGGGGGAAACGACAAGGGGAGTTTCCGCGTGTCCTTCTCTAATACCGATGCCGAGAGCATTGTGCCAAACTCAGCCTTTATCAGACGGTCTGTGAACCTTGGTTTGAATTACAACCTGACGGAAAAGCTTTCCACGCAGGTCAATGCCAACTACTCCAACGAGTACAACAAGAATCCGCCCGTTGTTTCGCAGCAGGATTATAACGTGAACTCCACGCTTTACACCCTGGCCAACAGCATAGACCCGAGGTGGATGAAGGATGCCTACAAAGACCCGGTTACCGGCAACGAAATCAACCCGGCGCGTTTTACGAACCGTACCAACATGTACTGGTCTATATATGAGCGGTTCGAGAACCGCAAACGCGACCGCCTCTTCGGCAACGTGTCATTGCGGTACCAGTTCACGCCCTGGCTCTATGCCCAGGGGCGCGTGGGGCAGGACTATTTCAATGTGAACCACGAGGTGAACCGCCCCACCGGGACAGCTTTTCTACCGCCTGCTACGTCAGGTTTCAATGGCAATTATTACCAGGACTCAGAGACTTTCCGGGAGCTCAATCTCGACTTCCTGGTGGGGGCGAACCGGGAATTCGGCGATTTCAGCATCGACGCGACCATCGGGGGCAACTCCATGGACCAGCGGTCCCAGACGCTGAGCACATCCGTCACCAATTTCTACGTGCGGGACCTGTACACTATCGGTAACGGGCAGATAAAGGATCCTAATTTCAATTACTACAGAAAGAAAGTGAACTCCATATATGGAACAGTGGATTTCGGCTTCCGGGAGTATCTGTTCTTGACGCTTACGGGCCGCAACGACTGGTTCTCCACGCTCAATCCGGAGTCGAACAGCTACCTTTACCCGTCGGTGAGCACCAGCTTTGTGTTTAGTCAGGCGCTTGCGTCCTCGCTGCCCTCCTGGGTTAACTTTGGCAAGCTGCGAGCCGCCTACGCCGAAGTGGGCGGAGACACAGACCCCTATACCAACCAGCTCTTCTACTCGCTGAACAACCAGACCCTGAACGGCATCCCGCTGGGAAGCATTGCCGGTTCGGTGAGCCCCAACCCGAACCTGAGGCCTCTGAAAGTGAAAGAAGCGGAGGTGGGCCTGGAGCTAAGGTTGTTTAACAGCCGCGTGAACCTGGACATGGCGCTGTACCGCAAGAACACCGTGGACGAAATCCTGAATGTGGACATTTCCAACGCCTCGGGCTTCGGGCAGACAAAAGTGAACGTGGGAAGACTCCGGAACGAAGGTATAGAAATGCTGCTGGGCTTCATCCCGGTAACGAACAGCAATTTCTCCTGGGAGACCGCCTTCAACCTGACTTACAACAAGAGCGAAGTGCTGGAACTGGCAAACAACCAGCAGCGGATTGACGTGGGGACGGGCGAATACACCGGTATCGTGTCGCATGAAGTCGGGAAGCCGCTGGGTTCGCTGCGCGGCGTCGATTTCAGGCGCGATGAGCAGGGACGGGTTGTTACATCCAATGGTAATATGTTAGGAGGAGATATTGTGACCTACGGCAGCGCAATTCCGACCCACACGGGCGGATGGCTCAACACCCTCAACTTCAAAGGCTTCCGCTTCTTCACACAGGTCGACTTTAAGGCAGGCCACAAGCTGATCTCTAACTCCAACTTCAACTGGTACCGCCACGGCCTGCACAAGGCGACATTGCCCGGACGCGAGGGAGGGGTTATATATCCGAGCGTGACGCCGGAGGGCGACCCGAACACAACGCCGGTAGTCCCCGGAACATTTTACAATGGCGTCCGGAGCTTCAGCATCGCCACCCCATTTGTATATGACGCCAGCTTTGTCAGGTGGCGAACCGCCTCGCTGGGGTACGATCTCACCAAGCTGCTGAGCAACACGTTCATCAAGGGGCTGAACATCAACGCCTACGTGAACAACGTGCTGATGATCAAGAAGTATGTTGACAACCTTGATCCGGAGTCCCAGTACTCTGCTTCCGACAACCTGGCAGGGCTCGAGGCGCACTCGCTGCCCACCACCCGCAGCTATGGTGTAAACGTCAACATTAAACTATAA
- a CDS encoding FecR domain-containing protein, with the protein MNYFDYSVEDFAMDSRFQRWVQHPGREDALFWQKWLSEHPEKRQTIEQARSLVLLFSFKEDIPAEGEQEEVWERIAESRHASGTTRKLRPESRWQPFGKWAAVAALLLVSGFLFYLLRADRTVRYHTDFGQQKGITLADGTAVLMNANSTLEVLPNWWGWGESREVRLTGEAFFKVAKKKGFGDKRFTVHTEKVDVVVLGTQFNVFSRARGSQVVLNSGRVKLKLNREGQSGPILMKPGELVGLYEGSGSPVRKKVDPERYNDWTRQQWIMDGTTLREVTNRIEETFGIEVAFASPDIAQERMRGVISTENLDDLLDALAKVNELHVKREGNRLLFERQELN; encoded by the coding sequence ATGAACTATTTCGATTACTCGGTGGAGGATTTCGCCATGGACTCGCGCTTTCAACGGTGGGTACAGCACCCTGGCAGAGAAGACGCCCTTTTTTGGCAGAAATGGCTTAGTGAACACCCGGAGAAACGACAGACGATAGAACAGGCCCGTAGCCTGGTTCTATTGTTTAGCTTCAAGGAGGACATACCGGCAGAAGGGGAGCAGGAGGAAGTATGGGAAAGGATCGCGGAGAGCAGGCACGCATCCGGCACTACAAGGAAGCTCAGGCCGGAAAGCCGCTGGCAGCCCTTTGGCAAGTGGGCGGCAGTGGCAGCGCTGCTTCTGGTGTCAGGGTTTCTGTTTTACCTGCTGCGCGCGGACAGGACGGTCAGGTACCACACGGACTTCGGGCAGCAAAAAGGTATCACGCTCGCGGATGGAACAGCCGTGCTTATGAATGCAAACTCAACCCTGGAAGTGCTGCCCAACTGGTGGGGCTGGGGAGAATCCAGGGAAGTGCGGCTAACCGGTGAGGCTTTCTTTAAAGTGGCGAAGAAGAAGGGGTTCGGGGACAAGCGCTTTACCGTGCATACCGAAAAGGTGGATGTAGTGGTGCTGGGCACGCAGTTTAACGTTTTCAGCAGGGCCAGGGGGAGCCAGGTGGTTCTGAACTCGGGCAGGGTAAAGCTGAAGCTGAACCGCGAAGGGCAGTCTGGCCCCATTCTGATGAAGCCCGGGGAACTGGTGGGGCTATACGAGGGCTCGGGGAGTCCGGTTAGGAAGAAGGTTGACCCGGAACGGTACAACGACTGGACAAGACAACAGTGGATTATGGACGGCACCACCCTCCGGGAGGTGACAAACAGGATAGAGGAGACATTTGGGATAGAGGTGGCCTTTGCCAGCCCCGACATTGCGCAGGAGCGCATGAGGGGTGTTATCTCCACCGAAAACCTGGATGATCTGCTGGACGCTTTAGCCAAGGTAAATGAGTTGCATGTAAAGCGGGAAGGTAACCGCCTTCTGTTCGAGAGACAGGAACTGAATTAA
- a CDS encoding RNA polymerase sigma factor: protein MELHKDSDQSDQLWVDFQNGSEKAFAEIYNSFFRLLYNYGCKFTADKDLVKDSIHDLFVKLWEKRCDGSIVTSLKYYLLKAMRHKMLDALDRKKKLSLGQESLSEARFELVLPYESLLISHQLSQEQQASLQRAINSLTPRQKEAIFLRYYNSMSYEEIASLMSLSVDSCYNLVSKALHLIKTDIVRVALCLLCLCA, encoded by the coding sequence ATGGAATTACACAAGGATTCGGACCAAAGTGACCAGCTGTGGGTAGATTTTCAGAATGGCAGTGAAAAGGCGTTTGCGGAGATATACAACTCCTTCTTCCGTCTGCTTTACAACTATGGCTGTAAGTTTACCGCTGATAAGGACCTGGTGAAGGACAGCATTCACGACCTGTTCGTGAAGCTGTGGGAGAAGCGGTGTGACGGGAGCATTGTTACCTCTCTCAAATACTATCTTTTAAAGGCCATGCGCCATAAAATGCTGGACGCGCTGGACAGGAAGAAGAAACTAAGCCTTGGGCAGGAGAGTCTCTCCGAGGCGCGTTTTGAACTTGTGCTGCCATATGAGTCCCTGCTGATTTCCCACCAGCTGTCCCAGGAGCAACAGGCTAGCCTTCAGAGAGCCATAAACTCGCTGACCCCACGGCAAAAGGAAGCCATCTTCCTGAGATATTACAATAGCATGTCGTACGAGGAGATAGCATCGCTCATGTCCCTCAGCGTCGACTCCTGCTACAACCTCGTTTCAAAGGCGCTTCACCTGATTAAAACAGATATCGTCAGAGTCGCGCTCTGCCTTCTCTGCCTATGCGCGTGA
- a CDS encoding endonuclease/exonuclease/phosphatase family protein produces the protein MNFKRFLFSLVVLCGVTTLAYAQQLTVGSYNVRYDNPGDTGNLWKDRAPVVAELIRFHDFDVFGTQEALKNQLDDINKALPQYARYGAGRDDGKEKGEHSAIFFKKDRFKVLDKGDFWLSETPDKPSLGWDATCCNRIASWVYLQDLDTKKKFYFFNVHYDHQGMQARKESSKLMLRKIKEIAGKEPVILTGDFNGDHASEWYQTLANSDLLKDTYKEVEHPYANNASFNGFKQQSDRDEIIDHVFVTDNFKVNKWGILTDTYHGKFPSDHFPILVELTYGAGK, from the coding sequence ATGAATTTTAAGCGATTTCTTTTTTCTCTTGTGGTACTCTGTGGCGTCACAACTTTGGCCTACGCCCAGCAGCTTACGGTCGGCTCGTACAATGTGCGGTACGACAACCCCGGGGACACCGGCAACCTGTGGAAAGACCGGGCACCCGTGGTCGCGGAGCTGATCCGATTCCATGACTTTGACGTGTTCGGGACGCAGGAGGCGCTGAAGAACCAACTCGACGACATCAATAAGGCCCTGCCGCAGTACGCCCGCTATGGGGCAGGCCGGGACGACGGAAAGGAAAAGGGCGAGCACTCCGCCATTTTCTTCAAGAAGGACAGGTTCAAGGTGCTGGACAAAGGAGACTTCTGGCTGTCGGAGACACCGGACAAGCCCTCCCTCGGGTGGGACGCCACCTGCTGCAACCGCATCGCCTCCTGGGTATACCTGCAGGACTTGGACACTAAAAAGAAGTTCTATTTCTTTAATGTCCACTATGACCACCAGGGAATGCAGGCGCGCAAAGAGAGCAGCAAGCTCATGCTGCGCAAGATAAAGGAGATTGCCGGGAAAGAGCCTGTGATACTGACCGGAGACTTCAACGGCGACCACGCCAGCGAATGGTATCAGACACTCGCCAACTCCGACCTGCTGAAGGACACATACAAGGAGGTGGAGCACCCCTATGCCAACAACGCCTCCTTCAACGGGTTCAAGCAGCAGTCTGACCGGGATGAAATCATCGACCATGTATTCGTAACCGACAACTTCAAAGTCAACAAGTGGGGCATACTCACCGACACCTACCACGGCAAGTTCCCCTCAGACCATTTCCCGATTCTGGTAGAGCTGACGTACGGTGCCGGGAAGTAA